In Roseisolibacter agri, one genomic interval encodes:
- a CDS encoding fibronectin type III domain-containing protein produces MRTPSRLPLLALPLVLLAACGGSDSTGPDGGTTPPPTTLGAPTSVQGTALSTSAVRLTWTAVTGATAYVVQRTPAGGSATRAGVATAATFDDSGLLPATSYQYQVAAVRGADTSSYSAAVTVATRALGAVAAALRGDITASRTLSADTTYVISGFVKVRAGATLTIQPGTRLVGDSTVAGSLLMIARGARIDARGTEAQPIVFTSQRAAGSRAPGDWGGLVIVGNAPSSRTPALARTVGTAAQAETYGGGTSAGDDSGILRYVRVEFAGAEVPTGTDGTPTAVGAFSFYAVGRGTTVEYLQALENLGSSFQWFGGTVDARYLVSYESGDDHFSWSEGYQGRNQFVIGFQSHEPAPRAGLVSTTPRGFQGYGCDPNVEGCVTSTQAPISEPVFANFTLVGPGAGGFAALQTRDQSHGIMIRRGSGASLVNGVVARWQAQGLSVREAATDTLRQRDSLYIGAVLLTDNQLGPFDAAGGAGFGTATNFPGAVAGTGTAATLFTALPTGVPTAAAFDWTPATPLRTGGLAAFPTRVAARTGGFFGAPLATTTYLGAVSPTGPRWWQGWTSYARN; encoded by the coding sequence ATGCGCACGCCCTCGCGGCTCCCCCTCCTCGCGCTCCCCCTCGTGCTGCTCGCCGCCTGCGGCGGCTCCGACTCCACGGGTCCCGACGGCGGCACCACCCCGCCGCCGACGACGCTCGGCGCGCCGACGTCCGTGCAGGGGACGGCCCTCTCGACGAGCGCGGTGCGGCTCACCTGGACCGCCGTCACGGGCGCCACCGCCTACGTCGTGCAGCGCACGCCGGCCGGCGGCAGCGCGACGCGCGCCGGCGTGGCGACGGCGGCGACCTTCGACGACAGCGGCCTGCTGCCGGCGACCAGCTACCAGTACCAGGTCGCCGCCGTGCGCGGTGCCGACACGAGCAGCTACAGCGCCGCCGTCACGGTCGCGACGCGCGCGCTCGGCGCCGTCGCGGCCGCGCTGCGCGGCGACATCACCGCGTCGCGCACGCTGAGCGCCGACACCACGTACGTCATCAGCGGCTTCGTGAAGGTGCGCGCGGGCGCGACGCTGACCATCCAGCCGGGCACGCGGCTCGTCGGCGACAGCACGGTCGCCGGGAGCCTGCTGATGATCGCGCGCGGCGCGCGCATCGACGCGCGCGGCACCGAGGCGCAGCCGATCGTCTTCACGTCGCAGCGCGCCGCCGGCAGCCGCGCGCCGGGCGACTGGGGCGGCCTCGTGATCGTCGGCAACGCGCCGTCCAGCCGCACGCCGGCGCTCGCGCGCACGGTCGGCACGGCCGCGCAGGCCGAGACGTACGGCGGCGGCACGAGCGCCGGCGACGACAGCGGCATCCTGCGCTACGTGCGCGTCGAGTTCGCGGGCGCCGAGGTGCCGACGGGGACCGACGGGACGCCGACGGCGGTGGGCGCGTTCTCCTTCTACGCCGTCGGCCGCGGCACCACGGTCGAGTACCTGCAGGCGCTGGAGAACCTGGGCAGCAGCTTCCAGTGGTTCGGCGGGACCGTGGACGCGCGCTACCTCGTCTCGTACGAGTCCGGCGACGACCACTTCTCGTGGAGCGAGGGCTACCAGGGGCGCAACCAGTTCGTGATCGGCTTCCAGAGCCACGAGCCCGCGCCGCGCGCGGGCCTCGTCTCGACGACGCCGCGCGGCTTCCAGGGCTACGGCTGCGACCCGAACGTCGAGGGGTGCGTCACGTCGACGCAGGCGCCGATCTCCGAGCCCGTGTTCGCGAACTTCACGCTCGTCGGCCCGGGCGCCGGCGGCTTCGCCGCCCTCCAGACGCGCGACCAGTCGCACGGGATCATGATCCGGCGCGGCTCGGGCGCGAGCCTGGTGAACGGCGTCGTGGCGCGCTGGCAGGCGCAGGGCCTCTCGGTGCGCGAGGCGGCCACGGACACGCTGCGGCAGCGCGACTCGCTGTACATCGGCGCGGTGCTGCTGACCGACAACCAGCTCGGCCCGTTCGACGCCGCGGGCGGCGCGGGCTTCGGCACCGCGACGAACTTCCCGGGCGCCGTCGCGGGCACGGGCACCGCGGCGACGCTCTTCACTGCGCTGCCGACCGGCGTCCCGACGGCGGCCGCCTTCGACTGGACGCCCGCCACGCCGCTCCGCACGGGCGGGCTCGCGGCGTTCCCCACGCGCGTCGCCGCACGCACGGGCGGCTTCTTCGGCGCACCGCTGGCGACGACGACGTATCTGGGCGCGGTCTCGCCGACCGGTCCGCGCTGGTGGCAGGGCTGGACGAGCTACGCCCGCAACTGA